The proteins below are encoded in one region of Citrobacter enshiensis:
- a CDS encoding cyclic diguanylate phosphodiesterase, whose amino-acid sequence MQDSLNVRPLKTCLARAIAASLLFFILGLSITLWLTITNVAQDAKIQLQYAQQSIERSLDSARQIASTSAGSLGKPCHDVVHKLRMLIEISPEISSIELARGNRIYCSTLLISGKEHIDFDSSMKNQIYLIHDSLPKQEQPLIVYQEIVGSDVIAIKLSGHHLIEKLDALSINSPLNVIIGRNKWTYTASSTNQRLSLDTPDNIEQASTQYPFRVIANMSLNNYAENIRRYSLPNVIAWAFFSLIIGYWVFKRSRRTSLPRQELLRALEHRQFIPFIQPVVCAKGDRWIGCEILLRWQHPRQGIISPDIFIPIAEQCDLLVPMTRMLMIQIREQFAPLKHQLPNGFHFAFNISASHCRDFSLVDDCRDFINAFHGYPIKLILELTEQELLIADDLTHKLIAELHSLGVLIAIDDFGTGNSNLRYLQKLKIDFLKIDKSFVSMIESDPPSRHIVDNIIDLAARLNLWLVAEGVEDQFQATYLKNCGVDYLQGYLYSKPIPANDFILALLSKFELQQTQ is encoded by the coding sequence TTGCAAGACTCATTGAACGTTCGTCCGCTTAAAACCTGTCTGGCTCGTGCTATAGCGGCCAGTCTGTTATTTTTCATTTTGGGGCTTAGTATTACTCTTTGGCTAACGATCACAAACGTCGCTCAGGATGCCAAAATACAGCTTCAGTATGCCCAACAATCCATTGAGCGGTCCCTCGACAGCGCACGTCAGATAGCCTCAACGTCAGCCGGTAGTCTTGGTAAACCTTGTCATGACGTCGTACATAAACTAAGAATGCTGATAGAGATCTCACCAGAAATAAGCAGTATAGAACTTGCTCGTGGAAATCGTATTTATTGCTCCACTCTTCTTATTTCAGGCAAAGAGCACATTGATTTTGATAGCAGCATGAAAAATCAGATCTATCTGATTCACGACTCCTTACCAAAGCAAGAGCAGCCACTCATTGTTTACCAGGAAATTGTCGGTAGCGATGTCATCGCGATAAAACTCTCTGGCCATCATTTGATAGAAAAACTTGACGCTTTGAGCATCAATTCACCTTTGAACGTAATCATTGGAAGAAACAAATGGACGTATACAGCTTCCTCGACAAATCAAAGACTCTCTCTTGATACCCCCGACAATATAGAGCAGGCATCAACCCAATACCCATTTCGGGTTATTGCAAATATGTCTTTAAATAATTATGCAGAAAATATCAGGCGTTATTCATTGCCTAATGTCATCGCCTGGGCTTTTTTTAGTCTGATTATTGGTTATTGGGTATTTAAGAGATCAAGACGAACTTCGCTTCCCCGGCAAGAATTATTACGCGCTCTGGAACATCGGCAGTTCATACCGTTTATACAACCTGTTGTATGCGCAAAAGGCGATCGCTGGATTGGATGCGAAATCCTTCTGCGTTGGCAACATCCACGGCAGGGCATCATTTCACCGGACATATTCATACCGATAGCAGAACAGTGTGACCTTCTTGTCCCTATGACGCGAATGCTGATGATTCAGATTCGAGAACAATTTGCTCCGCTGAAACATCAGCTGCCTAATGGGTTCCATTTTGCTTTCAATATCAGTGCCAGCCATTGCAGAGATTTCAGTCTGGTGGATGACTGTCGGGACTTTATTAACGCTTTTCACGGCTATCCCATTAAATTAATACTGGAACTGACTGAGCAAGAATTATTGATTGCTGACGACCTCACCCATAAGCTGATCGCAGAATTGCATAGCCTGGGAGTACTCATTGCTATTGATGATTTCGGTACTGGCAATTCAAATTTGAGATACCTACAGAAACTCAAAATCGACTTTCTTAAGATCGACAAGAGTTTCGTCAGCATGATTGAAAGCGACCCGCCCTCTCGTCATATCGTTGATAACATCATCGATCTGGCTGCACGTCTGAATCTCTGGTTGGTGGCTGAAGGCGTCGAAGATCAATTCCAGGCTACATATCTGAAAAATTGTGGAGTCGATTATCTGCAAGGCTACCTATACAGTAAACCCATACCTGCTAATGATTTCATTTTAGCACTACTGAGTAAATTTGAACTACAACAAACTCAATAA
- a CDS encoding MBL fold metallo-hydrolase translates to MSLKISVLLENHLAKESHNSSPLISRPGLSLLIEDGQDRLLFDTGPDNSFLKNALSMGIDLNTLTAALLSHGHYDHCGGVPWLPENTRIICHPAISQPRFAALKFAGIRTKFKKLSVDVDYSRFIQEPTSTPVDISARFMWSGEISTPFPKAYGVLGDPAHSTDYIQDEGVLIYKSAQGLVIITGCGHKGIINIVRHCQKITGITRIHAIVGGLHLRSTSPWALWKIRRFLRKENPTYIFACHCTGWWGKLWLPSLHSPATGEVVVIPE, encoded by the coding sequence ATGTCTTTGAAAATCAGCGTGCTACTTGAAAATCATCTGGCAAAAGAAAGCCACAATTCCTCGCCATTGATATCCAGACCCGGTCTCAGTTTACTCATTGAAGACGGCCAGGACAGATTACTGTTCGACACCGGCCCCGATAATAGCTTTCTGAAAAATGCTCTGAGCATGGGGATTGATCTCAACACGCTGACGGCGGCTCTCCTTTCCCATGGGCACTATGATCATTGCGGTGGCGTACCGTGGCTCCCGGAGAACACGCGGATCATCTGCCATCCGGCCATCAGTCAACCGCGTTTTGCTGCGCTCAAATTTGCCGGGATACGCACAAAATTCAAAAAGTTGTCAGTCGACGTTGATTATTCACGCTTTATACAGGAACCGACATCAACGCCGGTGGATATCAGCGCACGTTTCATGTGGTCGGGCGAGATCTCAACCCCTTTTCCAAAAGCCTATGGCGTTCTTGGCGATCCCGCGCACTCCACAGATTACATTCAGGATGAGGGTGTGCTGATCTATAAATCGGCACAGGGACTGGTGATCATCACCGGCTGCGGTCATAAAGGGATTATCAACATTGTACGTCACTGCCAAAAAATCACCGGCATCACGCGTATCCATGCCATTGTCGGTGGGCTGCATCTGCGGAGTACGTCGCCGTGGGCTTTATGGAAAATCAGACGTTTTCTCCGCAAGGAAAACCCAACGTATATTTTCGCCTGCCATTGCACGGGTTGGTGGGGAAAATTGTGGCTGCCTTCACTGCACAGCCCTGCGACGGGGGAAGTGGTCGTCATTCCGGAATAA
- the phsC gene encoding thiosulfate reductase cytochrome B subunit has translation MNASQSAEQFHMQLAHYVPLFSAEYWPVWLVIAGLMLVAMGLVLALHAILRFRSVSQKSASHGEKVYLYSKAVRLWHWSNALLFLLLLVSGLINHFTLASPSAIKSLLAVHEVCGFLLLICWIGFVLINLAGGNGHHYIIQRQGGVSRALRQTRFYLFGIMQGESHPFPASVRSKFNPLQQAAYVGVMYGLLPLLLITGLLSLYPQVVGDLFPGVRYWLLQAHFALSIVSLFFIFGHLYLCTTGRTPGETFKCMVDGYHRH, from the coding sequence ATGAACGCGTCGCAGAGTGCCGAACAGTTTCACATGCAGCTCGCCCACTATGTCCCCCTGTTTTCAGCGGAATACTGGCCTGTCTGGTTGGTGATTGCCGGTTTGATGCTGGTGGCGATGGGGCTAGTGCTGGCGCTGCACGCCATATTGCGTTTTCGATCCGTGAGTCAGAAGTCGGCGAGTCACGGGGAGAAAGTCTATTTGTACTCAAAAGCGGTCAGGCTATGGCATTGGTCTAATGCGTTGTTATTTCTGTTGTTATTGGTCAGTGGCCTGATCAATCATTTCACGCTCGCCAGCCCGTCGGCGATCAAAAGTCTGTTGGCGGTGCATGAAGTCTGTGGGTTCTTGCTGCTGATATGCTGGATTGGGTTTGTGTTGATCAACCTGGCGGGCGGTAATGGTCATCATTACATCATTCAGCGCCAGGGGGGGGTAAGCCGTGCGCTTCGGCAGACGCGTTTCTATCTGTTCGGCATTATGCAGGGGGAATCGCACCCGTTTCCGGCAAGCGTACGTTCGAAGTTTAACCCGCTGCAGCAGGCTGCCTATGTCGGTGTCATGTATGGATTGTTGCCGTTGCTTTTGATAACCGGCTTGTTGTCGCTTTACCCTCAGGTTGTCGGCGATCTGTTCCCTGGCGTTCGTTACTGGCTGTTGCAGGCGCATTTCGCGTTATCCATCGTCAGTCTGTTTTTCATTTTTGGTCATCTCTATTTATGCACAACAGGTCGCACACCGGGCGAAACCTTCAAGTGCATGGTAGATGGCTACCACCGGCATTGA
- a CDS encoding 4Fe-4S dicluster domain-containing protein translates to MSFTRRKFVIGMGTVIFFTGPGQKVVAGTKNTKDVRYAMIHDESLCNGCNLCARACRKTNHVPPQGSRLSIAHIPVSDNENETLYHYFRQSCQHCENAPCIDVCPTGASWRDESGIVRVDTSRCIGCSYCIGACPYQVRYLNPQTKVADKCDFCAESRLAKGFPPICVSACPEHALIFGREDSPEIQAWLRENKYYEHQLPGAGKPHLYRRFGQHLIKKENV, encoded by the coding sequence ATGTCCTTCACTCGACGAAAATTTGTAATTGGCATGGGGACGGTGATCTTTTTCACCGGGCCCGGTCAAAAGGTAGTAGCCGGCACGAAAAATACGAAAGACGTGCGCTACGCCATGATTCACGACGAATCACTGTGTAATGGCTGTAATTTGTGCGCACGTGCGTGCCGTAAAACGAATCACGTCCCCCCGCAGGGGAGCCGTTTGTCGATCGCGCATATCCCGGTGTCTGATAACGAAAATGAAACTCTGTATCACTATTTTCGTCAGTCTTGCCAGCACTGCGAGAATGCGCCCTGTATTGACGTTTGTCCGACCGGGGCCTCCTGGCGAGACGAAAGCGGTATTGTGCGGGTAGATACATCCCGCTGCATTGGATGCAGCTACTGTATCGGCGCATGCCCGTATCAGGTTCGTTATCTCAACCCACAAACCAAAGTGGCAGATAAATGCGATTTCTGCGCTGAAAGCCGTCTGGCGAAAGGCTTTCCTCCCATTTGTGTCAGTGCCTGTCCAGAGCACGCGCTGATTTTTGGGCGTGAAGACAGTCCAGAAATTCAGGCATGGCTGCGGGAAAACAAATACTACGAGCATCAACTTCCAGGCGCAGGCAAACCCCATCTGTATCGCCGGTTCGGTCAACATTTGATTAAAAAGGAAAATGTATGA
- a CDS encoding YdhW family putative oxidoreductase system protein, with translation MSHVDSVSAQDAPEIDAEKRQWFHALRPQEEQGDTPPEAATPVAIVADFIRQHSASGNLVARSLFTLPPYLLTEEDLDPLLESLRQGDRGADITCVKGSQDEYYYSTQTMTANYADMCVQVVERDICRAVAEAVRFDCRTYPRPYKVAMLEQPPYRFEPQEIEAALATMDVHPDYADIRRVESSNAEPYLFSERFMSYGKAYGLCEWLEVEQYQNP, from the coding sequence ATGAGCCATGTAGATAGCGTTTCAGCCCAGGATGCTCCAGAGATAGACGCCGAAAAACGCCAGTGGTTTCATGCGTTGCGTCCTCAGGAAGAGCAGGGCGATACGCCGCCGGAAGCGGCTACTCCAGTCGCGATTGTGGCGGATTTTATCCGCCAGCATTCGGCATCGGGAAACCTGGTGGCGCGTAGTCTGTTTACGCTGCCGCCCTATTTGTTGACCGAAGAGGATCTCGATCCTCTGCTGGAGAGTTTGCGTCAGGGCGATAGGGGTGCGGATATTACCTGCGTGAAGGGGAGTCAGGATGAGTACTACTACAGCACGCAGACGATGACCGCAAACTATGCCGACATGTGTGTGCAGGTGGTGGAAAGGGATATCTGCCGCGCGGTTGCCGAGGCGGTGCGCTTTGATTGTCGGACGTATCCCCGTCCTTACAAAGTCGCCATGCTGGAGCAACCGCCGTACCGCTTTGAACCGCAAGAGATAGAGGCAGCGCTGGCGACGATGGATGTTCACCCGGACTATGCGGATATACGCCGCGTGGAGTCATCAAACGCAGAGCCTTATCTGTTTAGCGAGCGTTTTATGAGCTACGGAAAAGCCTATGGCTTATGTGAATGGCTTGAGGTTGAGCAGTATCAGAACCCCTGA
- a CDS encoding aldehyde ferredoxin oxidoreductase, with product MANGWTGNILRVNLSTGEITLEDSSKFKKFVGGMGFGYKIMYDEVPPGTKPFDEGNKLVFATGPLTGSGAPCSSRVNITSLSTFTKGNLVVDAHMGGFFAAQMKFAGYDAIIIEGKAASPVWLSIKDDKVSLEKADFLWGKGTRATTEEICRMTSPETCVAAIGQAGENLVPLSCMINSRNHSGGAGTGAVMGSKNLKAIAVEGTKGVNIADRKEMKRLNDYMMTELIGSNNNHVVPSTPQAWAEYSSPASRWNARKGLYWGAAEGGPIETGEIPPGNQNTVGFRTCKSVFDLGPAAEKYTVKMSGCHSCPIRCMTQLNIPRVKDFGVPSTGGNTCVANFVHTTIFPHGPKDFDDKDDGRVIGNLIGLNLFDDYGIWCNYGQLHRDFTWCYSKGVFKRVLPADEYAEIRWDQLEAGDPNFIKDFYYRLAHRVGELSHLADGSYAIAERWNLGKEYWAYDKNKLWSPFGFPVHHANEASAQVGAITNCMFNRDCMTHTHINFIGSGLPLKLQREVAGELFGSEDAYDETKNYTPINAAKIKYAKWTLLKVCLHNAVTLCNWVWPMTVSPLKSRNYRGDLDLEAKFFQAVTGDETTQASLDLAAERIFTLHRAYTVKLMQTKDMRNEHDLICSWVFDKDPKIPVFTEGTDKMDREDMRLSLTLFYKEMGWDPELGCPTRETLNRLGLEDVAADLAAQNLLPA from the coding sequence ATGGCTAACGGTTGGACTGGTAATATTTTGCGGGTCAATCTCAGTACGGGTGAAATAACTCTTGAAGATTCCAGCAAATTTAAAAAATTCGTCGGCGGAATGGGCTTTGGTTATAAAATAATGTATGACGAAGTCCCGCCAGGCACAAAACCTTTTGATGAAGGCAATAAACTGGTATTCGCCACCGGACCGCTGACAGGGTCAGGAGCGCCATGCAGCTCTCGCGTTAATATCACCTCGCTTTCCACGTTTACCAAAGGCAATTTAGTCGTAGATGCGCATATGGGGGGCTTTTTTGCGGCCCAAATGAAATTTGCGGGCTACGACGCCATTATTATTGAAGGCAAGGCGGCATCGCCCGTCTGGCTTAGCATTAAAGACGACAAAGTCAGTCTGGAGAAAGCCGATTTTCTCTGGGGCAAAGGGACGCGAGCCACGACGGAAGAGATCTGTCGGATGACCAGTCCTGAAACGTGCGTGGCGGCTATCGGTCAGGCCGGCGAAAACCTTGTTCCGCTTTCCTGCATGATCAACAGCCGCAACCACAGTGGTGGGGCAGGAACCGGGGCGGTGATGGGGTCGAAAAACCTGAAAGCGATTGCGGTTGAGGGGACTAAAGGGGTCAATATTGCCGATCGCAAAGAGATGAAACGGCTCAATGACTATATGATGACCGAGCTGATTGGCTCCAATAACAACCATGTAGTACCCAGTACACCGCAGGCGTGGGCAGAATATTCCTCTCCGGCTTCACGCTGGAATGCGCGCAAAGGATTGTATTGGGGGGCAGCGGAAGGCGGCCCCATTGAGACGGGTGAAATACCACCGGGTAACCAGAACACCGTCGGCTTTCGTACCTGTAAGTCGGTGTTTGATCTGGGGCCTGCCGCCGAAAAATACACGGTGAAAATGAGCGGATGCCACTCGTGTCCGATTCGCTGTATGACCCAGCTCAACATTCCCCGGGTAAAAGATTTTGGTGTGCCGAGTACCGGGGGGAACACCTGCGTGGCGAACTTTGTCCATACCACGATCTTCCCACACGGCCCGAAAGACTTTGATGACAAAGATGACGGGCGCGTCATTGGTAATCTGATCGGTTTAAACCTGTTTGACGATTACGGTATTTGGTGTAATTACGGGCAACTGCACCGGGATTTCACCTGGTGCTACAGCAAAGGGGTCTTTAAACGCGTTCTTCCGGCCGACGAATATGCCGAAATTCGTTGGGACCAGTTAGAAGCGGGGGATCCTAATTTCATCAAAGACTTCTACTACCGACTGGCGCATCGCGTTGGTGAACTTAGCCATCTTGCGGATGGTTCTTATGCCATCGCTGAGCGCTGGAATCTGGGTAAAGAATACTGGGCTTACGATAAAAACAAACTCTGGTCGCCGTTTGGCTTTCCTGTGCATCACGCCAACGAAGCTTCAGCACAGGTTGGGGCGATCACCAACTGCATGTTTAACCGTGACTGTATGACGCATACCCACATCAACTTCATTGGTTCCGGTTTACCGCTGAAATTGCAACGGGAAGTGGCGGGCGAGTTGTTTGGTTCAGAAGACGCCTACGACGAAACCAAAAATTACACGCCGATCAATGCGGCCAAAATTAAGTATGCCAAATGGACGCTGCTCAAAGTCTGCCTGCATAACGCCGTCACGCTGTGTAACTGGGTATGGCCAATGACGGTATCACCGCTCAAAAGTCGTAATTATCGCGGCGATCTGGACCTGGAGGCTAAGTTCTTTCAGGCCGTAACCGGCGATGAAACGACCCAGGCCAGCCTGGATCTCGCCGCTGAACGTATCTTTACGCTGCACCGCGCCTACACGGTCAAGCTGATGCAAACCAAAGATATGCGTAATGAACACGATCTCATCTGTTCCTGGGTGTTCGACAAAGATCCGAAAATCCCCGTCTTCACCGAAGGGACAGACAAAATGGATCGTGAGGATATGCGCCTTTCTTTGACGCTGTTCTATAAGGAGATGGGCTGGGATCCTGAGTTGGGATGCCCGACCCGCGAAACCCTGAATCGACTCGGGCTTGAAGACGTTGCAGCCGATCTGGCCGCGCAGAATCTGTTGCCTGCGTAG
- a CDS encoding ferredoxin-like protein, translating to MNQVDRPLLDFGLTRLEFLRISGKGLAGLTIAPALLSLFGCKQEDIDSGTVGLINTPKGVLVTQRARCTGCHRCEISCTNYNDGAVGTFFSRIKIHRHYFFGDAGVGSGGGLYGDLNYTPDTCRQCKDPQCMKVCPIGAITWQQEEGCIAVDHKRCIGCSACTTACPWMMATVNTETKKSSKCVLCGECANACPTGALKIIEWKEITV from the coding sequence ATGAACCAGGTTGATCGTCCACTTTTAGATTTCGGTTTAACGCGGCTTGAATTTTTGCGTATATCAGGAAAAGGGCTGGCGGGATTAACGATTGCGCCTGCGTTGTTGTCACTCTTTGGCTGCAAGCAGGAAGATATAGACAGTGGCACAGTAGGGCTGATAAATACGCCGAAAGGCGTTTTGGTCACTCAACGCGCCCGCTGTACAGGATGTCATCGCTGCGAGATTTCCTGTACCAATTATAACGATGGCGCAGTAGGAACGTTCTTTTCTCGCATTAAGATCCATCGTCATTATTTCTTTGGCGATGCTGGCGTCGGCTCCGGCGGCGGCTTGTACGGTGATTTGAACTATACCCCTGATACCTGCCGTCAGTGCAAAGATCCGCAATGCATGAAGGTGTGCCCCATTGGCGCCATTACCTGGCAACAGGAAGAGGGCTGTATTGCCGTTGATCATAAGCGATGCATTGGCTGCAGCGCATGTACGACAGCGTGTCCCTGGATGATGGCCACCGTAAACACCGAAACCAAAAAGTCCTCAAAGTGTGTTTTATGCGGCGAATGCGCCAATGCTTGCCCGACCGGGGCATTAAAAATCATTGAGTGGAAAGAAATTACTGTTTGA
- the fumD gene encoding fumarate hydratase FumD: MGKPGKEDELYREMCRVVGKVVLEMRDLGQEPKHVVIAGVLRTALANQRIARSELEKQAMETVIRALTG; encoded by the coding sequence ATGGGAAAACCAGGCAAAGAAGACGAACTGTACCGGGAAATGTGCAGAGTAGTAGGCAAAGTGGTGCTGGAAATGCGCGATCTGGGGCAAGAACCGAAACACGTCGTGATTGCTGGCGTGTTAAGAACGGCGTTAGCGAATCAGCGTATCGCGCGGAGTGAGCTGGAAAAACAGGCGATGGAAACGGTCATCAGGGCATTAACAGGTTAA
- the ttrR gene encoding tetrathionate respiration response regulator TtrR: MAIIHLLDDDVAVTDACAFLLESLGYEVRCWNDGGCFLSQADLRQTGVLLLDMRMPDLDGQSVHEEMRQRGSTLGVVFLTGHGDVPMAVEQMKRGAVDFLQKPVSAGPLQIALEHALMVSASAFARQSIIRCYQQLTPKEGELAALVAKGLMNREIASVMNIAVRTVEVHRARVMEKMQAGSLAELVNRLQQVL; the protein is encoded by the coding sequence ATGGCGATCATTCATCTGCTGGATGATGATGTGGCAGTGACAGACGCATGTGCCTTTTTGCTGGAGAGTTTAGGGTACGAAGTTCGTTGCTGGAACGACGGCGGCTGTTTTTTATCTCAGGCGGACTTGCGACAAACCGGCGTGCTGTTGCTGGATATGCGTATGCCAGATCTGGATGGTCAGAGCGTGCATGAAGAGATGCGCCAGCGAGGCAGTACGCTGGGCGTCGTGTTTCTCACCGGGCATGGGGATGTTCCGATGGCGGTGGAGCAGATGAAGCGCGGGGCGGTCGATTTCCTGCAAAAGCCGGTGTCTGCCGGACCACTCCAGATTGCGCTGGAACATGCGCTGATGGTTTCTGCGTCGGCGTTTGCGCGACAGTCCATCATCCGCTGTTACCAACAACTCACGCCAAAAGAGGGCGAGTTGGCGGCGCTGGTCGCGAAAGGGTTGATGAATCGCGAAATCGCCAGCGTGATGAATATTGCGGTGCGCACCGTGGAGGTTCATCGCGCCAGGGTGATGGAAAAAATGCAGGCCGGGAGCCTGGCGGAGCTGGTTAATCGCCTGCAGCAGGTGCTGTAA
- the ttrS gene encoding tetrathionate respiration histidine kinase TtrS, with the protein MKGKVAKSLAVLASVWVLTNPAWAESWNIGILAMRGEDSTRNHWQPLVTMLNQQLPDEQFHIQPLDLHQMQEAVNRGTIQFVITNPAQFVQLNSHAPLRWLASLRSLRGSKTAGNVIGSVILTRRDSGINTVHDLIGKTVGAIDAQAFGGYLLGYKALSDAGLRPERDLQLRFTGFPGDAVVYLLREKAVQAAIVPVCLLEKMDQEGLIHKDDFVAVLNHPASIPCLTSTPLYPDWSFAALSSVSNALADRVTRALFNAPESAPYHWGAPASTSQVEALLREVRQHPQQRRLWLDVKSWLIQHQTVMGGAAIIVFLLTLNYIWVMLLVRRRGKQLERNNVLLHQQEQALETARQMSILGEMTSGFAHEINQPLSAIRHYAEGCLIRLRKQDPQHPLLPALEHIDSQAQRGADTLRNLRHWVSQARGNPVQAEEWKAIGIRDAISHVWQLLRMSQHFPTVTLHADVDPALTLTLPPMLLEQVLANLILNAAQAGATTVWLEAEEGNHTMYILLRDNAGGIDDAILHQAFQPFVTTRKEGMGLGLVICQRLVRYGQGDISISNQTSPDGQTGAVVILHFRKSEGESGDGDHSSAG; encoded by the coding sequence GTGAAAGGCAAAGTGGCGAAGTCCCTGGCGGTGCTGGCATCCGTCTGGGTATTAACGAATCCCGCGTGGGCGGAGTCGTGGAATATCGGCATTCTGGCGATGCGAGGGGAAGATTCAACGCGCAATCACTGGCAACCGCTGGTGACGATGCTGAATCAGCAACTGCCTGACGAACAATTCCATATTCAACCGCTAGACTTGCACCAAATGCAGGAGGCGGTGAATCGCGGAACGATTCAGTTTGTGATTACTAACCCGGCGCAGTTTGTGCAGCTCAATAGTCACGCCCCGTTACGCTGGCTGGCATCGCTGCGTTCGCTGCGTGGGAGCAAGACGGCGGGAAATGTGATTGGCAGCGTGATCCTGACGCGGCGTGACAGCGGTATCAACACCGTTCACGATCTGATCGGTAAAACGGTTGGCGCCATTGATGCCCAGGCATTCGGCGGGTATTTGCTGGGGTATAAAGCCCTCAGCGACGCAGGGCTACGTCCGGAACGCGATCTGCAGTTACGTTTTACCGGTTTCCCCGGCGATGCGGTGGTGTATCTGTTACGAGAAAAAGCGGTGCAGGCCGCGATTGTACCGGTGTGTCTGTTGGAAAAAATGGACCAGGAAGGCCTGATCCACAAAGACGATTTTGTGGCGGTTCTCAACCATCCGGCTTCGATTCCCTGTTTAACCAGCACCCCCCTTTATCCTGACTGGTCGTTTGCGGCCCTGTCGTCCGTCAGTAATGCCCTTGCGGATCGCGTTACCCGCGCGTTATTCAACGCCCCGGAATCCGCCCCGTATCACTGGGGGGCGCCTGCCTCTACCAGCCAGGTTGAAGCATTGCTGCGCGAGGTGCGCCAGCATCCGCAGCAGCGACGTTTATGGTTGGATGTGAAAAGCTGGCTCATTCAGCACCAGACGGTAATGGGCGGCGCGGCGATTATCGTCTTCCTGCTTACCCTGAATTACATCTGGGTTATGTTGCTGGTTCGGCGGCGGGGTAAGCAGCTGGAACGGAATAATGTGCTGCTGCATCAACAAGAGCAGGCACTCGAAACGGCAAGACAAATGAGTATCCTCGGCGAGATGACCTCCGGGTTCGCCCACGAGATCAATCAGCCGCTTTCGGCGATCCGCCATTATGCCGAAGGCTGTCTGATTCGGTTACGCAAACAGGATCCGCAACACCCGCTGTTACCCGCACTGGAACACATCGACAGCCAGGCCCAGCGCGGCGCGGATACGTTGCGCAATTTGCGCCACTGGGTCAGCCAGGCGCGGGGAAACCCGGTCCAGGCCGAGGAGTGGAAGGCGATCGGCATTCGCGACGCCATTTCCCACGTCTGGCAACTGTTGCGCATGTCGCAGCATTTCCCGACGGTGACGTTACACGCCGATGTGGATCCTGCACTGACGCTCACGCTACCGCCGATGCTCCTTGAACAGGTTCTGGCGAATCTTATCCTCAATGCCGCCCAGGCGGGCGCGACAACGGTGTGGTTAGAGGCTGAAGAGGGCAACCACACGATGTATATCCTGTTGCGGGACAATGCGGGGGGGATCGACGACGCGATACTGCATCAGGCTTTTCAGCCCTTCGTGACCACCCGCAAAGAAGGGATGGGCTTAGGGCTGGTTATCTGCCAGCGGCTGGTACGTTACGGCCAGGGAGACATCAGCATTTCGAACCAGACATCGCCTGATGGTCAGACGGGGGCGGTGGTCATATTGCATTTCAGAAAGAGCGAGGGAGAGAGCGGCGATGGCGATCATTCATCTGCTGGATGA
- the ttrB gene encoding tetrathionate reductase subunit TtrB: MDSSKRQFLQHLGVLTAGASLVPLAEAKFPFSPERHEGSARHRYAMLVDLRRCIGCQACTVSCAIENQTPQGEFRTHVNQYQVRLEGEQNVTNVLLPRLCNHCDNPPCVPVCPVQATFQREDGIVVVDNTRCVGCAYCVQACPYDARFINHETQTADKCTFCTHRLEVGLLPACVESCVGGARIIGDINDPDSRISQMLHTHHDAIKVLKPENGTLPHVFYLGLDEAFVTPLMGRAQPAIWQEV; the protein is encoded by the coding sequence ATGGACAGCAGTAAACGGCAGTTTCTCCAGCATCTCGGCGTCCTGACCGCAGGCGCCTCTCTGGTCCCCCTGGCAGAGGCGAAATTTCCCTTCTCCCCGGAGCGACATGAAGGATCGGCTCGACACCGTTATGCGATGCTGGTCGATCTGCGGCGCTGTATTGGCTGTCAGGCCTGTACTGTCAGTTGTGCGATTGAGAATCAGACGCCACAGGGGGAGTTTCGTACGCACGTCAACCAATATCAGGTCAGGCTGGAAGGTGAGCAAAACGTCACTAACGTACTGCTTCCCCGCCTGTGTAACCATTGTGATAACCCGCCCTGCGTCCCGGTCTGTCCGGTGCAGGCCACCTTTCAGCGAGAGGATGGCATTGTGGTAGTGGACAACACACGCTGCGTCGGTTGCGCTTACTGCGTGCAGGCCTGTCCCTATGACGCCCGGTTTATCAATCATGAGACGCAAACTGCGGACAAATGCACGTTCTGTACGCACCGACTGGAGGTTGGATTGCTCCCCGCCTGCGTTGAATCCTGCGTCGGCGGCGCCCGGATCATCGGTGACATCAACGATCCCGACAGCCGGATCTCACAGATGCTTCACACTCACCACGATGCTATCAAGGTACTGAAACCGGAAAACGGCACCTTGCCGCACGTATTCTACCTGGGCCTGGACGAGGCGTTCGTCACGCCGCTGATGGGCCGCGCACAGCCCGCGATCTGGCAGGAGGTTTAA